In Plasmodium falciparum 3D7 genome assembly, chromosome: 5, the following proteins share a genomic window:
- a CDS encoding ATP-dependent RNA helicase DDX23, putative yields the protein MFFFRKKENNLDEEKENVPQVSNPFQGIEKESIHIKRENKLTNEEDNLYIKRNEQSDDNDDNDNNDDNDNNDDNDDDNNDDNNNDVNNNNVNNNDVNNDDVNNDGEKRNNISYDKNKKNLFNEKNDNIVHSSKYKKDNQTQEDDTSSNKIQSKDKPKQNEKTKFKTSIKLYYNNSGSEEEESNDDDDYNNNKDEKKEKLIKKNITMKNQIVIKEPIKYNKYERSDTKGSVRPKTHYNDNNKNNNFHYARNSYEDIHPNNTKANQKIFANLSNNEKPVFLTKKEREEKKKKMENDKQKKMISSKEKEEEGEGEGEGERKKKKEHHHIRHSCIDNRKHRRTEDSYEYRNDEHRTNDKKRKNEYDHINDDKEYNENVYDEDTYYNDRNNKKFKDYKHNNNNNYDDHNNNTNDTYNKSQTQYILSESYYKKPESSLAELNMLNLSNIQRDNLKEKELEIIKQQYLGLNKTKKKIQKPSEKFRNIFNFEWDQSEDTSRNDSNPLYQNRLEPQLLFGRGYIAGIDVREQRKKNNFYDKLVQNRLNMSLNKDRENQHQQHQQHQQHHHHNNNNNNNISCNDNSDHNSNLNSNLNSNLNSNLNSNLNSNLSSNHISNNNLHNNHHPNEPSSDKHPNTSEYNYHNYLIKNKRGEYIYEPKVNNIIKDVCEKHWSQKSREEMTDRDWRIFREDNEIYIKGGVVPPPIRKWEESNLSNDLLKAIKKAKYEKPTPIQMQAIPIALEMRDLIGIAETGSGKTAAFVLPMLSYVKQLPPLTYETSQDGPYALVIAPSRELAIQIYEETNKFASYCSCRTVAVVGGRNAEAQAFELRRGVEIVIGTPGRLQDCLEKAYTVLNQCNYVILDEADRMMDMGFEDTVHYILDKIPTSNLKSEDDALALQEEMMTKAGHRLYRLTQMFSATMPPSVERLSRKYLRAPAYISIGDPGAGKRSIEQKLEFLTEGKKKQKLQEILEMYEPPIIVFVNQKKVADIISKSITKMKYKAVALHGGKAQEIREQTLSAFKNAEFDILVATDVAGRGIDVHGVKLVINFDMPKDIESYTHRIGRTGRAGMKGLAISFITEHDSHLFYDLKQFLISSNNIVPLELANNPASKVKPGTVMQTPKKNQILYKN from the coding sequence taataataatgttaataataatgatgttaataatgatgatgttaATAATGATGGTGAAAAACGAAACAATATTTCTTacgataaaaataaaaagaaccTTTTTaacgaaaaaaatgataatatagtacattcatcaaaatataagaaaGACAATCAAACTCAGGAAGATGACACTTcatcaaataaaatacaatCAAAGGATAAGCCAAAACAAAATGAGAAAACGAAATTTAAAACATCCATAAAATTATACTACAACAATTCAGGTTCTGAGGAAGAAGAAagtaatgatgatgatgattataataataataaggatgaaaagaaggaaaaattaataaaaaaaaatataacaatgaAAAATCAAATTGTAATAAAGGAacctattaaatataataagtatGAACGGAGTGATACGAAAGGTAGTGTTAGACCTAAAACacattataatgataataataaaaataataattttcattatgCTAGAAATTCATATGAAGATATACATCCTAATAATACAAAGGCcaatcaaaaaatatttgcAAATTTGTCGAATAATGAAAAGCCAGTCTTTCTAACAAAAAAGGaaagagaagaaaaaaaaaaaaaaatggaaaatgataaacaaaaaaaaatgatttctagcaaagaaaaagaagaagaaggagAAGGAGAAGGAGAaggagaaagaaaaaaaaagaaagagcATCATCATATAAGACATTCTTGTATAGATAATAGAAAACATAGAAGAACAGAAGATTCTTATGAATATAGAAATGATGAACATAGGACAAATgataagaaaagaaaaaatgaatatgatcatattaatgatgataagGAATATAATGAGAATGTATATGATGAggatacatattataatgataggaataataaaaagtttaaagattataaacataataataataataattatgatgatcataataataatacaaatgatacATATAACAAGAGTCAGActcaatatattttatccgaatcatattataaaaaaccAGAATCTTCCTTAGCTGAATTAAACATGTTAAATTTAAGCAATATTCAAAGAGATAAtctaaaagaaaaagaattagaaattataaaacaacAGTATTTGGgattaaataaaacaaagaaaaaaatacaaaaaccATCAGAGAAatttagaaatatatttaatttcgAATGGGATCAGTCTGAAGATACTTCAAGGAATGATAGTAATCCGTTATACCAAAATAGACTTGAGCCCCAATTATTATTTGGTAGGGGTTATATAGCAGGTATCGATGTAAGAGagcaaagaaaaaaaaataatttttatgataagCTAGTTCAAAATAGATTAAATATGTCTCTAAACAAAGATAGAGAAAACCAGCACCAGCAGCACCAGCAGCACCAGCAGCACCACCAccacaacaacaataataataataatattagttGTAATGATAACAGTGATCATAATAGTAATCTTAATAGTAATCTTAATAGTAATCTTAATAGTAATCTTAATAGTAATCTTAATAGTAATCTTAGTAGTAATCatattagtaataataatcttCATAATAATCACCATCCTAATGAACCATCATCTGATAAACATCCAAATACATCcgaatataattatcataactACCTAATCAAAAATAAACGGGGAGAATATATTTACGAACCGAAAGTAAACAATATCATAAAAGATGTGTGTGAAAAGCACTGGAGCCAGAAAAGCAGAGAGGAAATGACAGACAGGGATTGGAGAATATTTAGAGAAGATAAcgaaatttatattaaaggGGGTGTTGTACCTCCACCTATAAGAAAATGGGAAGAATCTAATTTATCAAACGATTTATTAAAAGCTATAAAAAAAGCTAAATATGAAAAACCAACACCTATACAAATGCAAGCTATACCTATTGCCTTAGAAATGAGAGATCTTATAGGTATAGCTGAAACGGGTTCTGGGAAAACAGCAGCTTTTGTATTACCTATGCTTTCTTATGTAAAGCAATTACCACCGTTAACTTATGAAACATCACAGGATGGTCCATATGCTCTCGTAATAGCACCGTCAAGAGAATTAGCTATACAGATATACGAAGAGACAAATAAGTTTGCTTCTTATTGTTCATGTAGAACAGTTGCTGTTGTGGGAGGTCGAAATGCAGAAGCACAAGCATTTGAATTAAGAAGAGGTGTAGAAATAGTTATAGGAACTCCGGGAAGATTACAAGATTGTTTAGAAAAAGCATACACTGTATTAAATCAATgtaattatgttatattagaTGAAGCTGATAGAATGATGGATATGGGTTTTGAAGACACTGTTCATTATATACTTGATAAAATACCGACAAGTAATTTAAAATCCGAAGATGATGCTTTAGCCTTACAAGAAGAAATGATGACTAAAGCTGGTCATCGTCTATATAGATTAACTCAAATGTTTTCAGCTACTATGCCTCCATCAGTAGAAAGATTATcaagaaaatatttaagaGCACCTGcatatatatctattggTGATCCAGGTGCAGGTAAGCGATCGATTGAACAAAAGTTGGAATTCCTTACAGaaggaaagaaaaaacaaaaattacaAGAAATATTAGAAATGTATGAACCTCCTATAATAGTATTTGTCAATCAAAAGAAAGTTGCAGATATTATTTCTAAATcaataacaaaaatgaaatataaagcAGTAGCATTACATGGAGGAAAAGCTCAAGAAATACGAGAACAAACATTAAGTGCTTTCAAAAATGCAGAATTTGATATACTAGTAGCTACAGATGTTGCTGGTAGAGGTATCGATGTTCATGGAGTCAAATTAGTTATAAACTTTGATATGCCAAAGGATATTGAATCTTATACACATAGAATTGGACGTACAGGAAGAGCTGGTATGAAAGGATTAGCTATTTCATTTATAACAGAACATGAttctcatttattttatgatttaaAGCAATTCCTAATATCttctaataatattgttCCATTAGAGCTAGCCAATAACCCAGCTTCGAAAGTGAAGCCTGGAACAGTAATGCAAActccaaaaaaaaatcaaatattGTATAAAAATTGA